The genomic stretch atgacAAAAATAATCTGCAAAACAATTAAtgttttcctttcattttttattaggTGGATAATTCTTCCCTTACAGGAGAATCAGAACCTCAACCTCGAACACCTGAATTTAGCCATGAAAATCCTCTGGAGACAAGGAATATTGTGTTCTTTTCAACAAACTGTGTTGAAGGTACAATATAAACAGTCTTTACTTATTAATGATTACATTAGGTTTTATAGAGCCATTTATTCAAGCACTGTCAAACAGACTTGTTTTTAGTGAATACATTTCTATCAAGTAGATTAAGGTTTGATTCTTTGCCTGAGTAAGCGCACCACAATACATTATTAGGACACTTAATATTACATCCACATGTATATATAACATGAATAATAATTCAATTTGTGAACTTTGGTATTAAGATGAACACATGAATGCCTTGCTAATTATTTGATGAGTTAAAGCAATTGTGTTAACTAAGGTGCATTGCTAGACTCTGCAGAGCTCTGAAAGATTCCTGAATGACTGGCTTATTTAAATTGTGCCTTTTTCTACATGCAGTTTCAAATCTGTTTATATATCTGTACAGATATACCCTGATCAGCCACAATATTAATACACCTGATTAATACATTATCTTCATTATCTTGTTACAATAGCATCTGGGATATATTAGGCAGCAAGTGAAAAGTCAGTCCTTGAAATGTATCTGTTGGAAACATGATAAAGGGGTAATAATACAAAAGGGAGAAAAGTTAATGTACTACTATAGAACGGTATCAAAACACACTTTGCATTGCAGTGCATTGCCGCTTGCTGAGTGTGAGGCTGACAAAAACCACATAACTAAACATAACTGCAGACCAAGGAGCACCCCTTAATGACAATGCTATTCCCTAATAGCAGTGGCCTCATTTAGCACAATAATGGGCCCTGCCACATGACAAAAAAAAGGGTTGAAAATTATGACTTTGTCTCCACATTCTGTAGACCTTTGTCAAATAATGCATCTATGGGTTAGGCTGAAATAAAAGGAGTCAGATCCATGGAAGTCCCACTTCACACTAGCATCTTGGGACCAGGTGCCATAGGACATCTAGAGAAGTCTTCAGTAGTCAAAGCAAGTCAAATCAGTTTTGTTGGCACAGTATGTTTTCAAATTTATGGCTGATTGCTGTACACTGAAAAGACTTTTGGTGTGTATTTGAGTAGAATAAATAACCTGAGACATATTGTTATGtaattttttattgtattcatttattttgttaggttCTGCCACTGGTATTGTCATCAACACTGGTGATCGCACTGTGATGGGTAGAATTGCAACCCTTGCATCAAGCCTTGAAGTTGGAAAAACCCCAATTGCCATTGAGATCGAGCATTTTATCCACATTATCACCACTGTAGCAGTTTTCCTGGGTGTCACATTCTGCTCCCTGTCTCTTATCCTTGGATATGGCTGGTTGGAAGCAATTATTTTCCTCATTGGTATCATTGTTGCGAATGTGCCAGAAGGTCTACTTGCTACAGTCACAGTATGTCTTTAAACATTATGTTAAAATTTACACAAAGACCAAAATCTAGACTGTGAAATTATTACTTATCtatatttactcatttataGGTGTGTCTGACTCTGACAGCAAAGCGAATGGCTAAGAAAAACTGCCTGGTGAAGAATCTTGAAGCTGTGGAAACTCTTGGCTCAACTTCCACAATCTGCTCTGACAAGACTGGAACCCTGACCCAGAACCGTATGACTGTAGCTCACATGTGGTTTGACAACCAGATCCATGAAGCTGACACCACAGAGAACCAGAGTGGAACTTCTTTTGACAGAAGCTCTCCCACATGGTCAGCTCTTGCTCGTGTGGCTGGTCTGTGCAATCGTGCAGTGTTCCTTGCTGATCAGGCCAATGTTCCCATCCTCAAGGTGTGCCATCATTGCTGAAGTTTTCATAACATATTACAacacaatgttttaaaaacacatttaagacATACACACATTGTGTACATGGTTTTACATGCTTTGGCCCTTGGTCTATCACATTGTATTTTGGTCCCACAAGCACTCAGTTCTCTGTACTTTATATTGCTTATTGCAGTGATTGTATATATTATAGAAATTTAATCACTTCTGAACACATTATAAGATGTCAAGTCCATTTGAATGTTTTCATGCCATTTCAAataagatttttattattattatttaactcaGCTGATTAGTTTAACAAGATCTGTCTGAAGCAGGGAGAACACTCAGGTGTGCAGCATAATAGGGTACCCCATGATATGAACCAGTTTGGGACTAGTTTCACTACTAAATATgtcaataataaatacatatattgaAGGCATTAGAAATGATCCAGTGAAATAAttcaataaaatcttttttccccttttctcaGAGAAATACTGCTGGTGATGCCTCAGAGTCTGCTCTGTTAAAGTGTATTGAGCTCTGTTGTGGCTCAGTAAAGGATATGAGAGATAGACATTCAAAGTTGGCTGAGATTCCCTTCAACTCCACCAGCAAATACCAGGTATATCTTTATATATAAACTATAAATTAACATCAAGATGGCTTCATGGCAAATAGCCCTAATACCACCTGTCATGTATTGTGCTAGCTCTCAATCCACAAGAACCTAAACTCTTCAGAAACCAAACACCTGCTGTTAATGAAAGGAGCTCCTGAAAGGATTCTGGAAAGATGTTCAACTATTTTGCTTCAAGGAAAAATGGAGCCCTTGGATGATGAACTGAAGGATGCATTCCAGAATGCTTATATGAGACTAGGAGGTCTTGGAGAAAGAGTTCTTGGTGAGATTAACAGTCAAATTAAATTACATCTGCCCCTGTGAGGACCAGTCTGTAAAATCAATTACACCAGTTGGGGTGGAAGATCTGGTGGGATTAGGGATTccattgttatgaaaaaatctTAAAGAATATTTAATCTGCATTATGGGGTCTTATAAACATTGAGCTATTTATGTACTGttttgtcgcagtcacacagctccagggacctggaggttgtgggttcgattcctactccgggtgactgtctgtgaggagtttggtgtgttctcccccgtaacacaacacacgttggtaggtggattggtgactcaaaagtgtccgtaggtgtgagtgtgtgagtgaatatgtgtgtgtgttgccctgtgaaggatgggcaccccctccagggtgtattcccactttgtgcccaatgattccaggtaggctctggacccaatgtgaccctgaactggataagcgcttacagataatggatggatggatgtaccgtttttttttcaggtttctGCCATTACAACCTACCTGATGATCAGTTTCCTGAAGGCTTTGCTTTTGACACTGAGGAAGTGAACTTTCCGACTGAGAACCTGTGCTTTGTTGGCCTCATGTCCATGATTGATCCTCCTCGTGCTGCTGTACCTGATGCAGTAGCTAAGTGCAGAAGTGCTGGAATCAAGGTAAACTCAAAGTGGAAAATGCTTTTAAGACAATAACATTTAATAAGATAGCACTAATATGTTCCTGTTTCCTCAGGTTATCATGGTTACAGGAGACCATCCAATCACAGCTAAAGCCATTGCTAAGGGGGTGGGTATCATCTCTGAAGGCAATGAGACTGTGGAGGACATTTCTGCTCGTCTGAACATCCCGATTGAAGATGTTGATCCTAGGTAAAGTCCagaaagaagaaaatgtaaaagaaacactcacacacagacacacacacacaatgatattatattatttaatttctagAGAGGCAAAAGCCTGTGTTGTTCATGGTGGAGATTTGAAAGATATGACCTCAGAGCAGCTGGATGACCTCTTAAAGTACCACACTGAGATTGTGTTTGCAAGAACATCTCCACAGCAAAAACTGATCATTGTGGAAGGCTGTCAGCGACAGGTACCATGCCTGAATTATTGCTTAATAAATGTACCCTTTTGAGTATTTGTATACCTACAGCAGACTTCAGTATTGATGTTGGAATGTCTGTATATTTGTACCAACAGGGTGCCATAGTGGCTGTGACTGGTGATGGTGTGAATGATTCCCCTGCTCTGAAGAAGGCTGATATTGGTGTAGCTATGGGTATTGCTGGATCTGATGTCTCCAAACAAGCTGCTGACATGATTCTCTTGGATGACAATTTTGCCTCCATTGTTACTGGCGTGGAGGAAGGTAGAAATAGTGCTGATGAACTTCACAGAATCATAGACGTATTTCAgcattttcactgaaaatatTATTCTGTTTTCAGGTCGTCTCATATTTGACAATTTGAAAAAATCCATTGCATATACGCTGACCAGTAAAATCCCAGAAATGTCACCATTCTTCTTCTTCGTCATTGCTGGCATTCCACTAGCTCTGGGCACTGTCACAATTTTATGTATTGATCTAGGAACTGACATGGTAAGAATGTGTAACCATGCTTCATCATATAGGAATTTTAGGTCAATTAAAATAATGGTACTCACTATGTTTTTTGGATCTGAAAGGTGCCAGCTATTTCTTTTGCATATGAGCCTGCTGAGAGTGACATCATGAAGAGACAGCCCAGAAATGCACAAACTGACAAACTTGTAAACCAGAGGCTCATCAGCATGGCTTATGGGCAGATTGGTATGAGTGAACTGATTACCTGTTACAAAATTTTGACTCTTTACAAATTTATTAAAACTGATTTGCTCATATTCAGATTACTGGTTTACTGTGTGTAAATCTACACAACAATGATTTAATTTCTAGTCAAAGCTACAAGTAATTTCCCTGACGTCTTTTCTTTTCTAGGGATGATGCAAGCAGCAGCAGGGTTCTTCACATACTTTGTGGTCCTTTCTGAAAATGGATTCCTGCCATCAATTCTGAAAGGACTACGGATTAGCTGGGATGATAAAAATTTCAATGACCTGGAAGACAGCTATGGCCAGCAATGGGTACATATTACAAAGTGTGAAGTAATCTTTACTAAACAATGTTATGTCCTCAACAAAAGTAATGCTAAATCTCTGTTACAGACAtatgagaaaagaaaaatactggAGCACACATGCCATACTGCATACTTTGTCAGTATTGTTATAGTGCAGGTTGCTGACACAATTATCTGTAAGACCAGGGTTAATTCCATTGTACAACAGGGAATGAGGTATGTAAACCACAATCTCACTTTTTTGTAAAAGCCAAGCTCTAGGGTACTCTGACATACTGTTAGAAGAAAATATAAAGTTACATGTTGTCACTTATGTCCACTGTAGCCGGAACAAAGTTCTCATCTTTGGCCTTTTTGAAGAGGCAGGACTTGCACTCTTCCTGTCCTACTGCCCAGGCATGGATGTTGCCCTTAAAATGTATCCACTCAAGTAAGTTTACTTTGTTGTGGGTAAACTTTTGTGCTCTGATGAATGATCTGTTTAAGATATAACAGTATAACTGTTAACTAATTTGTAGTTATACAAGCAGATAAATCATCAAACTGTTTTATTTGGCATTGCAGAGGTTGGTGGTTATTATGTGCCGTACCCTATGCACTACTCATCTTCTTCTATGATGAGGCAAGAAGATACCTTCTAAGAAGAAACCCAGGGGGTAAGTAGTCTTTTGACTTATATCTTTACCCCCAAATTACTATATTGATGACAAAAGTGGAGAAACAGTGCCTGAAAATATTATATTCAAAAATCTATGTAATTACTCTTAGTCAGactcaaattaaaaacaaaaatttatGTTTTGGATAAAAATGCATTCTAAGAATCTGGGTATAAGAACTGTTTTATTTCGACTTAATACATTATTCTGGttatgattaaaatattttcttccaTGTCTATATCTGAAGTTTAATCCATAACTTGTCACACATAACTATACTCATAAATACAGCATAAGTGGATATGTAAtgtgcttcttttttttctttttaggcTGGGTGGAAAAAGAGACGTAttattaaaaacaggaaaacctTGACCATGTTCCTACCAAATATCATTTTTCATAAACATCTGTGGGCAGAACTCTCTTGTGTGTTGCTCTGAAAAAGATACAATTTATTATTGTATCCATACATATGGCATacatttttgaatgtttggagttatttattatttgaagTACTGAAACAATACAGTATCAATGTGTGATGTGCACTGATGAATTTGGCTTGTGTAATTATTGAACTTTATCATTTTAATCCCATTCAAACAATTTACATATTAAAGCAAATCATTATTggaatatttacaaataactCACATGAAAATTTCCACATTCAGTTCTGGATTATCCAATATACACCACTTTCACCAtcttcacatatattttatcaCATATATCTGCCAGAGCACTAAAAATGTCCCTCACAGAGGATCCTCTGTATAGCATGTCTCTATCATCTGTCATCTCTAACTAGTAATGTTTGTCATCACTCCTACTATAAACTTGTGTTGACTGAATCAGAAAAGATTCAACTACATCAATATAAATCACCATGTGTGATCAAGCCAAAACTGAATAAAACCAAGTAtgtaaaaaaatagaaagaaattaGTGCTATGAAATAGGTTGACCCCTTCTCAATTTTGTTTTCAGATTTGTCACAAGTGATTTAAACCAAGTAAaaatattctattttatttagtGAAGGTAATATGCTGATCAAAAATGCTGAGAAAATGTAATAATCCCCATACCTACAAAATCAATgctttaaaaaatttaattgaTAACGGGGTTCCATTATAATACACCCCAACTCCCACCTCCCACCACCTccccaagcacacacacaaacacagacttgtagaatttaatattatttaaatataatatgtcAGTAGctatttaaaataagactacagtTTAActaaggtttataaatggtttacaatCTGTTTATTACCTGGTTATTATTTAGGTTGTAACCACCTTaaaggtcattaataatcatttttaacacagagatagaaagggcaacagtgaacTAATTTGTCTAATATTGAAACTGTCaaatatatttctgaaaatgaaaaatatcaaGATATACAATAAGCTAATActtgagaatgtgaatttagtcatttcatatgttaaggtacacaccacattatcatcagtgtctaaaaatacatttgtatttataGTTAATTGATTAAACTAAGTGGTGAAATGGAAaaacttattaacaaaaatgtgttgAACCTGACAAGATTAATgctgactgatggagaagataCATGAAGATCAGAAGATTTTATTTTGCAAgaaaaatacaaaccggattccaaaaaagttgggacactaaacataatgtgaataaaaactgaatgcagtgatgtggaggtgccaacatctaatattttattcagaatagaacacaaatcacagatcaaaagtttaaactgagagaatatatcattttaagggaaaaatatgttgtttcaaaatttcatggcatcaacaaatcccaaaaaagttgggacaaggccatttttttaccactgtgtggcatccccccttcttcttacaacactcaacagacgtctggggacagaggagaccagtttctcaagtttagaaataggaatgctctcccattcatgtctaatacagtcctctaactgttcaatcgtcttgggctttctttgtcacaccttcctctttatgatgcactaAATGTTCTCTGTTGGtgaagatctggactgcaggctggccatttcagtacccggatccttctcctacgtagccatgatgttgtgattgctgcagaatgtagtctggcattatcttgttgaaaattgcagggtcttccctgaaagagaaaatgtctagataggagcatatgttgttctagaacctgaacatagttctctgcattaatggtgcctttgcagacatgcaagctgcccatgccacaagcactcatgcaaccccataccatcagtgatgcaggcttctgaacggagcattgataacaacgcTTAGGATATTCTTGTCCTCTCTGTtccggatgacatggtgtcccagtgttccataaagaacttcaaatcgtgactcatctgaccacagaacagtcttccattttgccacactccattttaaaagaaccctggcccagtgcaaatgtctgagcttgtggagcttgcttagaaatggcttcctatttgcactgtagagtttcagctggcaacggcagatggcacggtggtgttcactgacaatgctttctgaaagtattcctgagcccattctgtatttccttgacagtggcattcctgtttgaggtgcagtgatgtttaaaggCCCaaagatcacgagcatccagtagagttttatggccttgacccttatgcacagccattattccagattctctgaatcttttgatgatgttatgcacggttgatgatgataacttaaaagtctttgctattttacgctgggtaagaccattctggtattgctgcactatctttctgtgcaacaatggtggaattggtgatcctcttaacatcttggcttcagagagacactgacactgtgagaagctctttttattcccaatcatgttgtcaattgacctaattagagttaattggtcttccagctgttcgttatatgctcaatttcctttttccagccacttattgctacttgtcccaacatttttgggatttgttgacactgtgaaattttgaatcaacatatttttcctttaaaatgttacatttactcagattaaacttttgatctgtcatctatgttctattacgaataaaagaTTGACATTTGctgtctccacatcattgcattcagtttttattcacaatttgtttagtgtcccaacttttttggaatccggtttgtacttgcgcccagtgattccgggtaggctccggacccactgcgactctgaactggataagcagtttcagacaatcaatgaattaatgaattttgcAAAAACTGAGGCTgaacagtgtagatggatgtgggttcactatttacCAAATAACGTCACTGTTGCACATTCTATATATGTGTTATAAATTATTAGTATtgacttttaatttgtttacaacgtaattaataattaattaataatttatataaaaaataataattttaattaataaccattaatcaAAAAATTGTAAactatttataaacctttataagagTAGTATTCTAAAGTGGTAACAATATGACTGGCAATGTGAAGCAGgctaaaatgtttcaaaatgcaGCACATATATGGAGTTAATTTAGTGCCAAGatttaacaacaaataaacagaatttattgtgtaaatataatatttatgcaAACGAATACAACACAATACATGACTTTCTAACACACATGGTGTGATCTACAAatacaaaatgcattttttgcAAAGAAACACATACATCCATATCTGTATGTTTATAAATGATGTGACTTTTGAGCAGATCCACAAACAAATGAGAGTGGATTTGTAGACCTGTACAATTCATTGCACCTTGACAGGTTGTGCGGTGAGTACTGTGAGTACAAGATGTGACTGCGTGATGTTGTGATGAATTCAGATTTGGGACAGACTTTGTCTTCCCTATGTCTTACAGCAGTGTGAACACAACAAAGTATGCACACAatttctgttctttctgtttaaaaataagtGTTGAACTTGATTGTTTTCTTTACATCAAACTCCAGATTTTATAGAATTTACAGATCCGGATGTACATGTTTGCAAATCAGAACACgagaaaaacttttttttctgtgaaacaattgcattttgtatttgtaaatgtgttgtatttgtttGCAAATAGTATTATAATAACAGAATAAATGTTgcatatttgcaaaaaaaacgATAAGAAACCAATTCATCATTTATCATTGCTAAGGCTCCAGGACTCCAGCAAATCACATGGAGAGTCATTATAAACAAATGTAGAAAACTTGGACCTTATTTGATTTTGATGCCAAACATCATGCCAAAATGTTCCAAAAAATCATCGCCTCTTCctttaacaacactctgtaaataTATCGTAACTGAAGAGACCTGCTGCTGTAGCTCTAAAACTGAGAGGTTATTTTACAAACTGTTGTTGTCAATTGTTTATTTTCTGGACTAGTTTAACACCTGGACTCATTTATTAAAGAGTGATGCTGTTGTAGTTCATGCAAAATGTGAATCATGAATCCTGACATTTGAACTGTACAGTTAACAATGTACCAAATCCTTCGGTTCCCACTCCACTTTAGCTTGGAAGACAGAGCCACCATAATTTCCAAAATGAATTTCAAGTTTTGATTTGCCAGATCACAGGGCACTCTTAATCCAAGGGAATTTAAATGATTTCAAGCCCATAGAAAGTACTGGCGTTTCAGGATCACGTTTATATACTGGTTCTTCTTTGCATTATAAAATTTAAACTTGCCTTTGCAGTAACAAAATCTGTTCACAGACAGTTGCTTTGGGTATTGTATTATatgagcccatgcagtgatttacaTTACAGAAGCTTAATGTAGGAGTTTTAAGATATTTGCAGAACTTGTCACTCTTGAattgttgatatatatatacccatGTAGTCTTTCACAGGTGATGCTGTCATCAAAGGGATCTTCCCATGTAAAGGATTTGTGTTCTCATGATGTGGTTGCATTTGTGTTAATTTTTAGAGAGACGTATGCTGCCATCAAAGTAATTCTTTTCCCAGAAAGTCCATGAACCATACAGCAAGAAAATGCCAAACCAAattctgcatgtgttacaaCAGCATGATTTTgtagacacagtgtgtgtgtaggtacagcctgcctgcagtccacatCTGTCTACATTGATGCATCACAAAGAATCAGAGATCAGCAGCCATGGACTTTTAAGCAGGTGAAACCTTGTATCCAACAAGAACTGGCAAAAATTTCAATTTCAACATTGCAACAAATAGTAGCTTTCAGTCCCAAATTATTATTAAGgtcaattaaaagaaaagagggTGATACAGGGGTAAACATGTCTCTGCCTTAAAgcttaaagaaaagaaaatgagaagaaaaaaatggcCATTGAAATTTGGATCAAATACTTAATGGaaatcattacatttaaaaaaatgaaccaTGTATAATTTTACTTTTGGAAAAGTAATTGAGTAAAAGTATTCAACCTTAAAAATTGAAGGTGTCTATGTTTAAAACATGTGTAGTATAGAATCACTGACACTCCTTTAAGTTCagtgaaaaaatacaaataatttttttttcttactttgtAACGGACATACAGACACTGTCTTGAAAATAACATTGGGTTTGAGACCCAATGATAACTGTCAAGTTCACATACATATTTTAGGAGAAATAATCATTGAGTTCTCCCAAGGAGAAGGCTTGGGGCTTAGGAGAGACATATACAGGCAAAGATTCCACTTGCAACAATATTAGTATATTTCATTCTGAAATGGAGCAGAGCATTATTATATACAAtttgtatatattattatataaaaaatcatCCTCCATtcaagtaaaacaaaatactAAGATGGTTGCAACACTTACgacaaattatgaaacagaactaagtctataaaaaatatatatatatataaaacacttaTTTCTTCCAAAGACATGTCTGGCAGTAAGAACAGTCTAGGCAGAATTTTACCAGTTTATAGTGCTGTATTTCCATCCATCCGTCCATTAtctgttaccgcttatccaatttagggtcgcggggggtccagagcctacctggaatcattgggcgcaaggcgggaatacaccctggaggggacgccagtccttcacagggcaacacagacacacacacattcactcacacactcacacctacggacactttc from Hoplias malabaricus isolate fHopMal1 chromosome 2, fHopMal1.hap1, whole genome shotgun sequence encodes the following:
- the LOC136687196 gene encoding sodium/potassium-transporting ATPase subunit alpha-1-like, whose protein sequence is MGRGRGNDKYKATDTTKNEDKKGSKNVDNLKQELDLDDHKLPLDELKQKYGTDLVRGLTSSRAKEILDRDGPNALTPPKTTPEWVKFCKQLFGGFCTLLWMGSFLCFVAFIVQVTTEVDPTNDNLYLGIVLASVVLITGCFSYYQEAKSSKIMESFKNLVPQHALVIRDGEKKNIKAEEVVAGDLVEIKGGDRIPADLRIISAHGCKVDNSSLTGESEPQPRTPEFSHENPLETRNIVFFSTNCVEGSATGIVINTGDRTVMGRIATLASSLEVGKTPIAIEIEHFIHIITTVAVFLGVTFCSLSLILGYGWLEAIIFLIGIIVANVPEGLLATVTVCLTLTAKRMAKKNCLVKNLEAVETLGSTSTICSDKTGTLTQNRMTVAHMWFDNQIHEADTTENQSGTSFDRSSPTWSALARVAGLCNRAVFLADQANVPILKRNTAGDASESALLKCIELCCGSVKDMRDRHSKLAEIPFNSTSKYQLSIHKNLNSSETKHLLLMKGAPERILERCSTILLQGKMEPLDDELKDAFQNAYMRLGGLGERVLGFCHYNLPDDQFPEGFAFDTEEVNFPTENLCFVGLMSMIDPPRAAVPDAVAKCRSAGIKVIMVTGDHPITAKAIAKGVGIISEGNETVEDISARLNIPIEDVDPREAKACVVHGGDLKDMTSEQLDDLLKYHTEIVFARTSPQQKLIIVEGCQRQGAIVAVTGDGVNDSPALKKADIGVAMGIAGSDVSKQAADMILLDDNFASIVTGVEEGRLIFDNLKKSIAYTLTSKIPEMSPFFFFVIAGIPLALGTVTILCIDLGTDMVPAISFAYEPAESDIMKRQPRNAQTDKLVNQRLISMAYGQIGMMQAAAGFFTYFVVLSENGFLPSILKGLRISWDDKNFNDLEDSYGQQWTYEKRKILEHTCHTAYFVSIVIVQVADTIICKTRVNSIVQQGMSRNKVLIFGLFEEAGLALFLSYCPGMDVALKMYPLKGWWLLCAVPYALLIFFYDEARRYLLRRNPGGWVEKETYY